The Nitrospirota bacterium nucleotide sequence TTGACGGAGGAGGAAGGGCTCCCTACTATACGGACAGAATTGAGGATGATTATGAGTGCTCCGCTCCATCGAGGATTGCGACATGTGGCGCTACGCGTCACGAATCTTACGCGTTCGCGTACGTTCTATGAACAATTGCTGGGGATGAAGGTCGTCTGGGAACCGGATTCTGACAATGTGTATTTCAGCTCCGGTTCCGATAATTTAGCCCTGCACCAGATCCCGCCATCGGAGCTGTCGGCCTATCAACCGGTGAAGGGGCAATTGTTGGATCACATCGGCGTAATTCTTGAAAACCCTGAGGCGGTCGAACGGATGTATCGAGACGTCGAGCCTCGTCTCGCGCAGTTAGGCGGGCAGGTCGAGAAGCTGCCGAAGCAGCATCGCGATGGGAGTTATTCCTTTTACTTTTCCGATCCCGATGGGAATGTCATTCAAGCCTTGTTCGAACCCACCATCAGCAAGCTCACATGGGAAGTGACGAGTGATCGGTGATGTGTGATCGGTTGAATGACAGGCATAGGCCCGCTCCGCACCCATCACGCATCACGCATCACCCAGCACGACTATGAAGATCTGGGACAGTCTGCCGAAACATCAGTATCTGAGTCTCGCGCCCTGGGCCTGGGTTCAACTGGAAAGCGCCGAGGCTCCGGGGCCCTTTCCCTTTGTCGCAGGGGTCGCGCCGGAAGTCGTGGCCAGTCTCCAAGAAGCCCATAGCCTCCTGGCCAGCGCGATCGATACGGCCATCAGCGATGTGTTTTCCAAGCGGGCTCCGGTCGACGACTCCGATCGCCAGCGACGATTGGAAGATGCCTATGCGGAGGCGGTCAGCGCACGTCCCTATCTGCAGCAACACATTCGCTGTGGACGGAAGCCGGATGGGACGTTTCAATGGGAGTTTCCGACCGACCCCTCCAAGTCCACTACGGTCACCAACGGTGGGCTCAGAATCTTCCACTCTGTGAAGCGGCAAGCCATTCCGATCGGGTTCGACCAGCGGCAGTTGGGGCCGGTGGTCGGCAAAGTTCTCGGGTTGTTGGACGGTACGCATCAGACCGATGAAGTGAGAACGGTGGTGGCAACCTCGGGGCGAGACGGTGAACGCCTGCTCACACGATTGATCGAATCTCTTCACCAGCATGAATGTTTGGTCAGCTCGAGCACTGCCTCTGTCAGATCCCGTTGGTTCGAGACAGTCCAGGATCAAGACATGGTCCATCTCGGTCATGCCGCCTTGCTGTATCGGCAACGGGACCAGGCGCTGTTGTTCGATCCCTGGTTGCTTCCCTGGTTTGCGGAATCCTCCATCCCGTCCTTGTGGGGATCGCTCCTGCCCAAGCCGGCTGCGGTGTTCTTAACGCATGATCACGACGATCATGTAGACCCTCGTACGCTGTTGCACCTGCCCAAAGACACGCCCATCATCGTGCCGAGCCGAAGGAATCGGCGGATGTTCTCCTACGATTACCTGTCGCTCTTGCGAGAACTGGGATTCGGTCGCGTGATCGAATTGGCCCATGGAGAACGTTGGGATTTCGAAGGAGGGGCCGTCTACTCTGTGCCTTTCTATGGAGAAGATCCCTGCGATCTGGAGATGCCGCGCAACTGTTATCTCATCGCCGATCGGGGCTATAACGTGCTCGTCCACGCAGACAGCGGGCCGACGAATAGCGGCAAGTCCGCTCTCAGGGACGGCGTGATCCAGTCACTCGTGCAGCAGCATGGCCCAATTCCATTGGTGTTTGCGTCACAACAGCAGTTGCTCGAAATCCGTGGCCATGCAGCCCATGCTCCCTTGTCGCATCCCGGGAAATGGCTCGATGTGGGAGAGAACGGCTATCTCACGAACGAATATCTTGCCGAGGTGTGCGCGGCGGCTCAGGCCAGGCTTTTTGTGTCTTATGCTACCGGCGGCGCAGATTGGTATCCGGACCATCTCTCGTTTATGTTCAGCCAACGAAATCCCGCCCGCACAGCCCTGTTGACGGCCCACTGGGAACGGCCGGAAATGCTCAAAGATCTTCTTTCCAAGCACGGATGCGGGTATCATCACGGCCATGCATTGGATCTGTTCCGCCGCACGGCCGATGGGCTGGTGGAACCGATGAAGACGGGAGAGGCCTTGACGCCTCTGTCGCTCTACCGTCTCGACCATGGCGATCCGCCGTTTATGAAAGCCGGCCGCACCACACCATCTCGATAACTCAATAAGGACTCACTATGGCCACGCGCAAGACTCAGAAGGCTCCGATCCTCGTGACCGGTGCCGCCGGATTCATCGGGTTTCATACCGCCACCAGATTGCTGGAGCGAGGCGAGCAGGTGATCGGACTCGACAACCTGAACGACTACTACGATGTGCGATTGAAAAAGGCGAGGCTCGCGAAGCTCAAGGCCTTCAAGTCGTTTTCATTCACGAAGCTCGACCTGGCCAATCGGGCCGGCATGAAGAAGCTCTTCGCGAAGCAACCGATCCGGCGCGTGGTCCATCTGGCGGCGCAAGCCGGGGTGCGTTATTCATTGGTCAATCCGCATGCCTATACCGACAGTAACATCGAAGGGTTTTTGAACATTCTGGAAGGCTGCCGGCATACGAAGGTCGAGCATCTGGTCTATGCCTCGTCGAGTTCCGTCTATGGCGGCAATACCCAGATGCCGTTTTCGATTCACGATAACGTCGATCATCCGGTGTCCCTCTATGCAGCCAGCAAGAAGGCCAATGAACTCATGGCCCATTGTTACGCGCATCTCTACCGGATGCCCTGCACGGGTCTGCGGTTTTTTACCGTCTATGGCCCCTGGGGAAGACCCGACATGGCCCTCTTCATCTTCACGAAGGCGATTCTGGAGGGGAAGCCGATCGAGGTCTACAACCATGGAAAGATGCGACGAGACTTTACCTATGTCGATGACATCGTCGAAGGCGTGATCAGAACCCTGGATCATACGGCGACGCCCAATGCTGCCTGGTTCGGAGACAAGCCCGATCCCGGAACCAGCTCGGCGCCGGCCCGGATCTACAATATCGGGAATCATCAGCCGGTGGAGTTGTTACATTTTATCGAGGTCTTGGAGCAGGCGTTAGGCAAGAAGGCGGTGAAGAAACTCTTGCCGATTCAGCCGGGCGATGTGCCTGCAACCTATGCGGATGTCGAAGACCTGACGCGAGATGTTGGATTTGCTCCAGCGACGTCGATCGAGGACGGCATCGGGCGTTTCGTAAAGTGGTATCGGGAGTTCTACAAAAAGTAAGGGGCGCCAGCCCTTCAGAGAAGCCGGCGCCCCTTGGTCTCTCGCGCTCAGTTGACTGTTAGGGGCAGCCGATCGGCACAAATCCTTGCCCGAACAGCTTCGAGAGCGTCACGTATCGCGCGTTGTCGTAGAAGGAATAACTCGCGCCTCGTTGATTCCTGCCCGAAAGATCTCCGCCATACGAGGGATCTGCCCCATAGAAGAACCCGCCACGGGTTTTTTCGGTGAGATGGAGCCATTCCCCGTACTTTGCACAGACCTCAGCCTGAACTGACCCCGTTGACGCGACGCTGGCATGCCAATCTTTGGCCCAGTCGGGGACGGTCTGACCTCCTCCGGCCATACCGGTCTGATTGTGGTCGGAGTACGGTGGGATATCGTAGTGAGGCGCCATCGCCACGGCAGGGCGATAGGTCGGCATGTCGTCAAGGGAGGGCACGACGGAGAGAGGTTTGAGGGTCATCATGGTGCAGCCCGGGAGGTCTTTATTCGTGTAGAGGGTGCTCCCGTCTGCTTGAGGACATTGGCGCATCTGCAAGGGATCGGAGGGGACGGTGGTATCGGAGAATGCCGGCGTGGAGGTCAGGGTGAGGATCACGGAGGCGATCGTGAACACCTGGGCTAATTGCATAGAGCACCTCTCCTGAAACGGTGGAACAGACAGGAATTGCATCTTCGTTCACCTTTGTAAAATTATACTCACCGAAGGTGACGATAAGTTAGTCCACTAGAGCCAAAACCGTCTATTCATCTTTCGAGGGGGTCCTGCTATCGACCTGAATTTTGGCTGAGCGGCTTTGGTGGCCGATTTGCCGAGATGAGACGGAGGACTTCTTCCGGGGTGACGCCCTCGAGGTTCGGCAGGATGTGATCCGCTTCGCCTAGTTTTTCAGCAGGATAAGTCGTAGCGAGGGCCAAGACTCTCATGCCGGCTGCGTGAGCCGATTGAATGCCGGCCAGCGAGTCTTCGATGACCAGGCATTCGCCTGCTGTGATGAGGGGTGGGCGGGGTTCCTGGGCATTCAATAATTTGAGCGTGTGGCGATAGATCGCCGGATCCGGCTTGCCGACCGCGCAGTCGTCTGCCGAGACCAGCACCGGGAAGTCTTGTTCAATAGCCGTATTGTGCAGGGCATGGGCGATTTGCTCCCGTCTGCCTCCTGTGGCAATGGCTAATCGATACTGTGCTGTGGCTCGTTTCACAAACTCAACGACGCCGGGGAAGAGGGCCGGTTTGTGGAGGGCGGTATATTCCCGGAAGAGCGCCGCTTTCCGCTCCATGATGGCCGACAAGACATTCCGGTCACAGATATGGTCGCGTGCAGCGAGGAGCGCAGTGGCACAGGTCCGTTCATTCATACCCAGATACGTGCCGTAGTATTCTTCTTTCGTGAGCGAGAGACCGGTCTCGGCCAATGCCTGCTGAAAGCAATGCAGATGCGGCGTTTCGTCGTCGGCGATCACGCCATTGAAGTCGAAAATGATTGCACGGATCATGTTGTGGCCTCGCCCATCCGTTCGGTGAAGCCACTGTAGCGAAAGAGCTTCCGTTGAACAAGCAGCTTTGCCTTGTTCCCTCATCGCGGCTAGGGTATTCTCCGGCCTAACCCGGTGAAACCTGAGGTATTCGAAGCGTCTCACATGTCCAACCGATTTTCCCTATGACCGACTACGGCGTGCTCGCAAATCTGCTCGTGATCTTTTCGGTGTCGATTGCCGTCGTCTTCGTCTTCCATCAGTTCCGGCTTCCCTCGATCGCAGGATTCTTGGTCGCAGGCGCAATCATCGGCCCTCATGGGTTGAATCTGATCTCGGACATCGGCACGGTCCAAGTGCTGGCGGAGATCGGAGTGGTTCTGCTCCTCTTCACCATCGGCATTGAATTCTCGTTGGTGCAATTGGCCTCCTTGCGCCGCCTCATGTTTCTGGCCGCGCCGATCCAGGTCGGCGGCGTACTGGTGATTGCCTGGCTCGGGGCCATGCTCGTTGGACTGACCTGGCAGCAGGGACTATTTTGGGGATTTCTTTTCTCTCTGAGCAGTACGGCGATTGTGCTCAAGACCTTGGCCGAACGGGGAGACAGCGACTCGATCCATGGCCGAGCCACGATCGGGATTCTCGTTTTTCAAGACTTGGCCGTCGTCCCCATGATGCTGCTCACGCCGATTTTGGCCAGCCAATCGAATGGAGGCGGGCTGGCGATTCTGCTCACCTTGGGGAAGTCGGTGCTCGTCGTCTTGCTCGTCATTGCCGCCGCCTGGTATCTGGTTCCCAAGTTGTTGGAGCATATCGTCCGCAGCCGCAGCCGCGAGCTGTTCTTGCTGACGATCATCGTTCTCTGTCTCGGCATCGCCTGGCTCACGTCGCTCGGCGGTCTCTCGTTGGCATTGGGCGCGTTTATCGCCGGATTGGTCATCTCTGAGTCGGAGTACAGCCATCAGGCTATGGCTGAAGTGCTCCCGTTTCGCGACAGCTTCAATAGTCTCTTTTTCGTGTCGATCGGCATCCTCCTGGACTGGCGGGTGTTGTTCACCCATCCATTGCCGGTGGCAGGGCTCCTGGTCACGATTCTGTTGTTGAAGTTTATTGCCGGGGCCGGAGCGGTCTTGTTGGCGGAGATCCCTCCGCGTTCGGCGGTGATGGTCGGCATCGCCCTGGCTCAGGTCGGAGAGTTTAGTTTCTTGCTGGCCCAGCAGGGACAGGAGACCGGCTTTCTGCGCGGGGATCCCTATCAGATCTTTCTGGCCGTTTCGGTGCTCTCCATGATCGTGACGCCGTTTCTTATGCAGTGGTCGCCGCACCTGGCCCGGCGCGTGGAGGCATGGCAACGGCTTCGCCATTGGTTGCCGAGCCGCACCATCGCCCATGTCATGCAGACCGAAGGCAAGCAGATTCGGATGAAAGACCACGTCATTATTGTGGGGTATGGGTTGAACGGACGAAATCTCGCGCGTGTTCTGGGCGAAACGGAGATCCCGTATCTGGCCCTGGATCTCAATGGCGATACCGTCACTCGCGAAGCGAAACATGGTGTGCCGGTCTACTACGGCGATGCCACGAACCCGAACGTCTTGCGGCATATGAAAATCGAAGATGCGAAGGTGTTGGTGGTCGCAATCTCGGATCCGTTTATCACCAGACGAACCGTGCAGGTTGCCAAGGGTCTCAATCCGAAAGTGCATGTCGTCGTGCGGACTCGTTATCTGCGCGAACTGGAAGAATTACATCAGCTCGGTGCGGATGACGTGGTGCCGGAGGAGTTTGAGACCTCCATCGAAATTTTCGCCCTGGTGCTCCGCACCTATAAATTGCCGCAGGACTTTGTCACGCAGAAGGCCGAACAGGTTCGCCGTGAAGGGTATGCCTTGCTTCGGCGCAGCGAATTGCCCGAACTGGCTCATCATCTTCGTGGCGGGACCTTAACCGATGCGGAAGTCGAAACGTGCCGTATTGAGGACGATTCGCCTGCGCGGGGGAAGACCTTGACTGAGATTTCACTCCGTCCTCGTACGGGCGCGTCGGTCATCGCCTGGACCAGAGCGGGGGTGACGCAATCGAATCCATCGGAGAAGACCCGGTTGATGGCGGGCGATATTGTGGTGCTGCTCGGTTCGCGGGCCCAGATCAGGCAGGCGATGGGGCTCTTGGTGGAGACGGGTTCGAAGTGAGCCGTTAACGTCTTGCTGTCGTCATGAGCTGGTAGGCTTCCTCCAGCGTAGCCACTTCAAGGATTGTCATCTGCCATCTCGTTGCCAGCTGGGAGAGATCCCCGTCCGGTGAGTTGAGCTGCCCACGAGGGATCAGCAGGGTCTTAAACTGTGCGCGGGCTGCCGCTTCGATTTTGCTGGGAAGCGCACCGACCGCTTCGATCCGACCATCCTCTATGATTTTCCCGGTCAATGCGACGTCTGACCTGATCTCGTCGCCTCGCCAGGCCGCCACAATGCCCACCGCGATAGCGCTGCTCGCGCTGGCTCCCTCGGTCAACGAGTTGTATGACCGGTTTTTGATCGTGATCACCCATTCTCGTCCGTCCTCTCCCACGGCCTTCGTAGCAGCCGCGACTGCCTGCTTCACGCCGTCTTTCCAATCCTCGCTGACGGCTGAACCGCCACCGAGGTGAATTTCATTGAAGAGGATTGTCGGCCCTTCTCGCCGAGGGTCCTTGTCGAGTTGGAGCACGATGTAGTGGACCGTACCGGTCTGCTCATTGGCGAGCACACCCAGGGCTGGCACCGTGGCGAAGCGATGCCGATCGGCTGACCAGAGGGGGGCGGCTTGTGTGCAACAAATGATGGTGGAGAGCAGGAGTATCAAGCGAAGTCTATTTCGAGCCGTGCCGTGGTCCGCCATGGAAGTGAGTAGGCTTAACTCCTCCAGCGTAGCGTGACTCGTTCTTTGAGCGGATGGTCGAGGGGCTGCCCGGTCTGCACCGATGCCAGATGTGCGGCTTTCAATTTGTAATACCACTTGGCCGGCGTATCGGCATCGTCGATGAGCATCAAGGACGGCTTGTAGCGCAAGCCCACCGCTTGGCGCTCCATCGCTTCTCGATCCTGCGTCATGAAAATGTTGGCGAAGTAGCGAAAGATGCTCTTGGAAAACGGCACCCAGCCGAGGCAGTTCCAGGCTGCAGTAAAGTCGACGCGGCATTGCTGGTCCGTGATCGGTGTGACGGTGGCGCGGCTGGACACGAACAGCGATCCGGACTGGACGAATTCAAACCGCTGGTTGGGCAGCACAAAGTCGATGGTCGTCGTGAGTGGTCCGCCGTAAATCAGGTTCAGAAGCTTATAGGGTCCGCTGTTCTTCGAAGGCGCATGCGGCACCATGCGGAAGCCGTTGGGAATCGGTTCAAAGGCCTTGGCCTTTTCGTGCATGCTCGCCTGGGTGCGCCACCAGGAGCTCTGGTGCACAAAGGGGCCGTGAGCCGGGTCCATCAAGCCGACGATACCGTCGTCGATGGTGCAATCCAACAATGTCGAGATGTGAATCATCCGATAGGGGGATGAGGGCAAGGGCAGCGGCGGCACGTCCGGGACGATCTGATTAGGTCGTTGAGGGTCGGGAATGAACACCCAGATATAGCCGTCCCGTTCACGGCAGGCATAGGTGGTGATGCCGATTTTATCGGGTTGAATCGGGGAGTTGTCGACGAGCGCAGGAATCCCCTGACAACGGCCCGCCTGGTTGAACTGCCAGCCATGGTAAGCACATTCGACACAGTCGCCGTTCATTTTGCCAAACGAGAGCGGCATGCCTCGATGGGGGCAAATGTCGCGCATAGCCGCGACCGCACCCTGCGCCGTCTTGCAGACCAGGATCGGCAGACCTAGTAGGACGGTCCCCTTGAGGCTGCCGGGAGCGAGTTCATTGCTCAGGCAGGCGGGATACCAAAAGCCGAACAGTGGCGCACTTTTAGACGGCTTAATTTCGGTAATGAAGTCGCTATTCATGGAAAAAGGAAGGACGCACGTGAGAGGACCAGCCTGCCCGTGAATATAGCGAGCAGGCTGCAGAACGTCAAGCCAGCCGACGTCGGATCATCCTCGTTACCCATGAGGGCCTTCCCCTTACATCACATTTGCTCAGGGAGTTGCCAGATTGTCCTTCACTGCGCGCATCGCAGGACCGCATCTTTGCATCCTCTTCTACACGATTCATTTTTTCTTATAGCGGAGCGGCCTGCTTGGGCTCCCATTGCGTGCGTCCAACGAGCATACTGTTCGATCTTCCTAATCATCTCCGAGGCCCCGTGCCGGTCCGCCTGCGGCCGTCGAGCGAGGCTCTTCCAATTCCCTATCCCTCTTTAAAAGGAGTGGCCGAGGCTGCCCTTTCCTGCGCGCATCGAATGAGCACATTCCTATCGTGCGCGTTCTGCGAGCAAGAAGGGCACCTGGCCACTCCTTCCCTCTTCCTTGACAGCAAAAAGAAGCAGAGACTATAGTTTAAACCGCGTTGAAATGGCCGGTTTCATACGGTTCAGATAGAAAAGAGGGCGTTATGACGATTGCGCAGATGGACCCGGCGGTGGCCTTGGCAGACTTGCAGACTTCCAAGCCCGATAGAGTGACGATCGTACTATTGAGCGGTGACATGGACAAGGCGATGGCGGCGTTCATCATTGCCACGGGGGCTGCTGCCATGGGAATGCGGGTCACCGTCTTTTTC carries:
- a CDS encoding VOC family protein → MSAPLHRGLRHVALRVTNLTRSRTFYEQLLGMKVVWEPDSDNVYFSSGSDNLALHQIPPSELSAYQPVKGQLLDHIGVILENPEAVERMYRDVEPRLAQLGGQVEKLPKQHRDGSYSFYFSDPDGNVIQALFEPTISKLTWEVTSDR
- a CDS encoding MBL fold metallo-hydrolase yields the protein MKIWDSLPKHQYLSLAPWAWVQLESAEAPGPFPFVAGVAPEVVASLQEAHSLLASAIDTAISDVFSKRAPVDDSDRQRRLEDAYAEAVSARPYLQQHIRCGRKPDGTFQWEFPTDPSKSTTVTNGGLRIFHSVKRQAIPIGFDQRQLGPVVGKVLGLLDGTHQTDEVRTVVATSGRDGERLLTRLIESLHQHECLVSSSTASVRSRWFETVQDQDMVHLGHAALLYRQRDQALLFDPWLLPWFAESSIPSLWGSLLPKPAAVFLTHDHDDHVDPRTLLHLPKDTPIIVPSRRNRRMFSYDYLSLLRELGFGRVIELAHGERWDFEGGAVYSVPFYGEDPCDLEMPRNCYLIADRGYNVLVHADSGPTNSGKSALRDGVIQSLVQQHGPIPLVFASQQQLLEIRGHAAHAPLSHPGKWLDVGENGYLTNEYLAEVCAAAQARLFVSYATGGADWYPDHLSFMFSQRNPARTALLTAHWERPEMLKDLLSKHGCGYHHGHALDLFRRTADGLVEPMKTGEALTPLSLYRLDHGDPPFMKAGRTTPSR
- a CDS encoding NAD-dependent epimerase, which translates into the protein MATRKTQKAPILVTGAAGFIGFHTATRLLERGEQVIGLDNLNDYYDVRLKKARLAKLKAFKSFSFTKLDLANRAGMKKLFAKQPIRRVVHLAAQAGVRYSLVNPHAYTDSNIEGFLNILEGCRHTKVEHLVYASSSSVYGGNTQMPFSIHDNVDHPVSLYAASKKANELMAHCYAHLYRMPCTGLRFFTVYGPWGRPDMALFIFTKAILEGKPIEVYNHGKMRRDFTYVDDIVEGVIRTLDHTATPNAAWFGDKPDPGTSSAPARIYNIGNHQPVELLHFIEVLEQALGKKAVKKLLPIQPGDVPATYADVEDLTRDVGFAPATSIEDGIGRFVKWYREFYKK
- a CDS encoding HAD family phosphatase, which encodes MIRAIIFDFNGVIADDETPHLHCFQQALAETGLSLTKEEYYGTYLGMNERTCATALLAARDHICDRNVLSAIMERKAALFREYTALHKPALFPGVVEFVKRATAQYRLAIATGGRREQIAHALHNTAIEQDFPVLVSADDCAVGKPDPAIYRHTLKLLNAQEPRPPLITAGECLVIEDSLAGIQSAHAAGMRVLALATTYPAEKLGEADHILPNLEGVTPEEVLRLISANRPPKPLSQNSGR
- a CDS encoding cation:proton antiporter; this translates as MTDYGVLANLLVIFSVSIAVVFVFHQFRLPSIAGFLVAGAIIGPHGLNLISDIGTVQVLAEIGVVLLLFTIGIEFSLVQLASLRRLMFLAAPIQVGGVLVIAWLGAMLVGLTWQQGLFWGFLFSLSSTAIVLKTLAERGDSDSIHGRATIGILVFQDLAVVPMMLLTPILASQSNGGGLAILLTLGKSVLVVLLVIAAAWYLVPKLLEHIVRSRSRELFLLTIIVLCLGIAWLTSLGGLSLALGAFIAGLVISESEYSHQAMAEVLPFRDSFNSLFFVSIGILLDWRVLFTHPLPVAGLLVTILLLKFIAGAGAVLLAEIPPRSAVMVGIALAQVGEFSFLLAQQGQETGFLRGDPYQIFLAVSVLSMIVTPFLMQWSPHLARRVEAWQRLRHWLPSRTIAHVMQTEGKQIRMKDHVIIVGYGLNGRNLARVLGETEIPYLALDLNGDTVTREAKHGVPVYYGDATNPNVLRHMKIEDAKVLVVAISDPFITRRTVQVAKGLNPKVHVVVRTRYLRELEELHQLGADDVVPEEFETSIEIFALVLRTYKLPQDFVTQKAEQVRREGYALLRRSELPELAHHLRGGTLTDAEVETCRIEDDSPARGKTLTEISLRPRTGASVIAWTRAGVTQSNPSEKTRLMAGDIVVLLGSRAQIRQAMGLLVETGSK
- a CDS encoding S16 family serine protease, yielding MILLLSTIICCTQAAPLWSADRHRFATVPALGVLANEQTGTVHYIVLQLDKDPRREGPTILFNEIHLGGGSAVSEDWKDGVKQAVAAATKAVGEDGREWVITIKNRSYNSLTEGASASSAIAVGIVAAWRGDEIRSDVALTGKIIEDGRIEAVGALPSKIEAAARAQFKTLLIPRGQLNSPDGDLSQLATRWQMTILEVATLEEAYQLMTTARR
- a CDS encoding aromatic ring-hydroxylating dioxygenase subunit alpha, giving the protein MNSDFITEIKPSKSAPLFGFWYPACLSNELAPGSLKGTVLLGLPILVCKTAQGAVAAMRDICPHRGMPLSFGKMNGDCVECAYHGWQFNQAGRCQGIPALVDNSPIQPDKIGITTYACRERDGYIWVFIPDPQRPNQIVPDVPPLPLPSSPYRMIHISTLLDCTIDDGIVGLMDPAHGPFVHQSSWWRTQASMHEKAKAFEPIPNGFRMVPHAPSKNSGPYKLLNLIYGGPLTTTIDFVLPNQRFEFVQSGSLFVSSRATVTPITDQQCRVDFTAAWNCLGWVPFSKSIFRYFANIFMTQDREAMERQAVGLRYKPSLMLIDDADTPAKWYYKLKAAHLASVQTGQPLDHPLKERVTLRWRS